The sequence below is a genomic window from Luteitalea sp..
TCGCCTGCCAGTCCATGAACATGCTTGTGTCGAGCGAGTACATGGGCTGGTCGCCGGTCAATCGCCGCCATCCACAACGGACGCGCCGGCGGCGCCGCTGGTCAGTTCGCCGCGCAGCTTCTCGATATGGTCGAACCTGAGATCGAGGTAGCGGCTCGCATCGACAGCAGTGATCCGGTTCGCGTCGAGTGCTTCGAGCACGAGCTGGACAAACGGCCGGCCGGCTCGGCCAAGGGTCTTGTCAACGGGAGACGCGATCCCACCCCTGCGCGGCTTGAGCGACAAGACGTAGTCGTTCCAGTCCGCCCGCCACTGACGGTAGCCGTCCCAGCTCATTGCTCCCGCGCTGCGCAGCCGTGTCGCCATCGCAAGCGGCGTGACGCGGAACCTGGCGGCAAGCGCTCGCACCCTCGCAACGTCCCAGCCATCACGCCCTACCGCTGTGCCCCTGAGCTGCTGCTCCAGAGCACTCTGCGGAATGATGGCCTCGCTGGCCGCCTCCTCGGCGAAGCGCTCGACCTCCATCCATTGGGTGTCGCTCCGAGGCTCACGCAAGGCAACGGTTTCCTCTTTGCCTAGCGCCAGGGTGATGTGAACGAGCTCGTGGAGGAGAGAGTAGATGCGTGCCCCAGGCGAACTCTCCTTGCTGTTGATACCGACCGCCGGCAACGGAAAGTCGAGCACGGAGACGCCGCGCGTCTGTTCGAGAGGCACCTTGGGGAACTGAAAGACCATGACGCCGGCTTGTTCGACGGCCGAACGCCATTCGCGCCACGCCTGCCACTCGTCCCGCCAGCCCAATTGCTGCTCGATGGCCACGCCTAGCGTTTCACGAAGACGCTGCCCCACTGCTGTTGGGCCTTCGGAAAGGCGGGCGGTTGTCCGGAACTCCGGAATCGTGAATCCAAGCTCCTCGTTGAGCTGGATGGCCAGCTCTCTGCGCTGCAACATCACGCGGAGTGCCAACCTGAATTCGGGTGATTCGACGCCGGGACGCACGCCAGGCAGCCGGCGGTACTCCGCAGCCAGGGGCGGAATCGACGGAGGTTGCGGAAGGAAGAAGACGCCGAACGGACGATGGTAGTACTTGGCCAGCTCCTGGGTCTGGCGCACGGTTGGCTTGCGCTCACCGCGCTCCCAGGCTTCGAGCCGATCGAGCTTCACGCCCAGACGCTTCGCCACGATCTCTGCTGGGTAGCCGCTCTGCTCCCGTGCCCACGCGAGTAGGGTCGGGTTCACTTCGGCTGGGATGGCGAGGGACATCGTGACCAGTTTATCCTTCGAAGTAGTCGCTATCCGAGTCTCAGGTGGCTAACGGAAGAACCGGGGGGCCGACGCGCTCGTGCCCGATGATGGGATCATCAGCTTGAGGGCGTTGGTCACTCAATCACACCGACTCCCCGTCGGCTGAGACGGCTCGTCTGAGCGTCGCCTCAACTTCATCCGGCGAATCGTTGTCTGGGGCCGGTGGTGCCCATTCTCTCCTCTCCACTAGGCTCGGAATGCGGTCTGTAGCCCCGATCGGTTCGATACCCATTGCGCCAAGGCGCTCCAGCAGCTCCGCCAGCACGTCGTCGCGGTGCAGCGACCACGTTGACGCAAAGCACCGCCAGAATGTCCATCCCGCCCTCTCCAGGACTCGCTGCCGTTTCGTGTCATCCTGCCACCGGTCAGGGCCGTGGTACTCATCGCCGTCGCACTCGATCGCGAGCCGCGTATCGCTAGCTCCCTCTGCGACCATGTCGATCCGATACGCTCCTGTCTTGACCTGCGGAACAACGCGATAGCCGAGCGCCGTGAGTGCGGTGAACACCTGCCTCTCGAACCCGGACTCGCAACGGTCGATGAGGTTCTCTTCCTCGGTCTCCTCGGTGACCATCGGTTTGTCGAAATGAGCCAAGAGAGTCAACCGCAGATCCTTATCCGACAGGTCCGCAGACCTGACCGACCGTACGAGATACATTCGATCTCTTGCTCGTGACGCCGCAACGTTGAACCGCTGGTCGAAGAGGTTCCCCGACAGCGCCTTGCTGTTCGTTGGGTCGACCACCATCGACAGGAACATGATGTCCTTCTCGCTGCCCTGGAAACTGCGCGCGTCACCGCATTCAAAGCGCCGGCGCAAAAGCTCCGCTGCGTCGCACCGCTGTCGAACAACGGAGTCGATGTGCTTCGCTTGTTCCAGCCCCAGGAGCGACACGACACCCAGCGTCCGGCTCTTGAAACGCTCGTCCTTCAGCAGTCCAGTAATTTCATCGGCAATTGCCAGCGCCTCGTACTCGTTGCAGTCGCGCCTGTTGCGCACACCGTCCTTTACGAGCACGTCCACCAAAGGCGGATCGATGCGTTCCGACGGCTTCGGAATACGAAGCGGTCGAATGCCGCCCTTGTAGAACGTCCGATTCGAGTACGCAATGATGGGCGGCACGCATCGGAAGTGCTCACGGAGCATCACCTGCTGAGCGGCGAAGACGCGTGCCGCCAGGTCATACAGCGATTTCTCCGGCGTCATCTCCGTTCCGTACGGTTGGCCGGCGAGAAAGCGATCTTTGAGTTCCTGTATTCGCTGCGAGGCGATAAAACCGGCATCCGGCGAGACCTGCTTATCATCACCGACTATCAAGATCTTCTTGCCGCGCAGGATTGCGGGCAATGCCCACAGGTCGGACTGGCTTGCCTCATCCACGATAACGAGATCGAATGCGCCGATGTCTGCGGGCATAGCCTCAGAGATACGGGCGTGGCTCATGATCCAGCACGGCACCGCGCCGGCGGCATCCAGCATTGCTTCGCGGGCATCCCGCCTGTATCTTGTCGCGTTCGGCCCGGTGCCTTGGCCGATGCGACGGATTGCGGTTGCATAGCCCGCTAGCGCCTGAAGCACTCGAGGCGTCGCGTTCCGCTTGGTCGCAAGCCACGCGGACTTTGCCACCATGTCTTTGTAGAGCCGCGAGAGGCCTGCTTCCAAGTCTCTCCGACGAGCGGCCATCGCGACGAGCTCGTGACGTGCCTCGATGGTCTCGAGATGAGTGCGCACACGAGCCCACGTCCACGCCTTACGCCATGTGGTGGGGAACACGGCATCGTCGACGTTGGCTTCGGCAGCCTGACAACAAAGCCGAGCAGCGAGCCGCGGCGCCCCGGCATTCTGAATCCGTTGCGATAAGTCACGGACCTTGCTGATGTCACTGGCACGACCGGCAAGCCGTTGAAGTTCTGCGCCCAGGTTGCTGTATTCAGCTACGGCTCGCTCTGCCGAAATCTCGGGACTGCCCAGCGTGCGCTCTACGAAGCCACGGAATCGCTCGGAGACAGGGCCGGTTTTGCCGGCGAGCTTCTCTTTCAGAACGGCGAGGTTCGTTACTGCTCGAGAGAGATCGGCTCGAGTCAGGTGACGGAGCAACTGCTCGCGGACGACCGCCAACTCTCGAACTCCTCCAAGAAGTTGCGCCGTCGGTGGCTCATCGAAGACGGCCGCCGCTCTCTTCGGAAGATCGTGATCGTAGTCGGTCGCGAGCCGGTGTGCCTTGTAGCCTGTGGTGGCCACCAATTCAACTGTTCTCACGAATCTGATGCCGGCCTGCAAGGGTGGTGCAGAGAGCCCCTCCGCGATCTCGTTCCAGCGCGTCGCAAAGGACAACACCTGCTCGTGCAACCCGACGTACCGCAGAACATGTGACCAGTCCTCTGAACCTTCAGCAGACCTCCCAGCGATCCGAACGCGTCCCAGATGTTCTTTGGCCTGGCCGTTTCCGAGGGAGACGAATCCGAACGGCTTGCCGCTTGTTGCTCCGCGTTCCACCGCTTGCCGGGTCTTGATGTTCGTTAGCCCTTCCTCAGGGAACTCGACGGGCCGCTTCAGGAATTCGGCTCGCGCTTCGACAATCGCCTCAAGCTCTGGATAGAGCGCTTCGAGTGCCCTTCTCTCCGAAGCAAATGCCGAATCGCGACACTTGGTGCGCAGTTCGAAGGGCCACCCGCCGTCAACGCTCTCCAGTTCCTTTGCGAGCGTCAGAGCCTCTTCCACCCGAGCAAGCAACGCGCGAGCAGCCTGCAACACCTCCGGAGTCGTAGCTCTCAGTCCAATCAGCTCACCACTTGCGATCTGACCGTCGAGCGTCTTCAAGCGAGAGAGAACGTCGTGGAGCTCAGCAATCGCCGCAACGCTTGGCAGGTCTCCCGGAGAGGGGATTGTGTGCCGAGTGTACGCGACGTCTGCCGCAAGCCGCCGCCGGGCAGACCGCAGCTCCTCGGCTTCGTCGCCAGAGAATGGCGGCGCGTGCTCTGTCGAAAGGCTCAGAGGGTCATCGAACCAACCATACTGCGCGCGACCGGAAACAACGAGCTCGGCAAGACCCTGCGCGCGCATGGGCACGCCGTCGATGTCTACGTCGGCAAGTTGTGAATGGGCGATTTCATCAGTCCTTGCGTCGATCCTCGCGAGCTCGATGTGGGCACGATCAATAGCGCTCTGGGTTGTCAGGATGTCCCGCTGCGTCTGCTCTGGATTCAGTTGCGAGACTTGATGCTGGATTGACTCGATCGCTGCTTGAAACTGCCGAACCCCCTCCCGATCGCTGGCGAGGAGCGACACGGTCAACGCTCGGACCCGATCCGGCATCTTCGTTTGCAACACTTCCAGCGCTCGTTCACCGCGAGACGTCACGAGCACGCGCCGACCCGTTGCAAGATAGTGGCAGACGATGTTGGCGATCGTGTGCGTCTTCCCGGTACCGGGAGGGCCCTGCACCGTCACACCGGGGGATCGTTCGAGCCGTTGAATGATGGTTACCTGTTCCTCGTTGTATGGAAGGGGAAAGTACAGCTCTTCTGGCTTGTCTGGTCCGCTATCGCCACGGCTTGAGATGCCTCGAAAACGGACCGTCTCGTATTTGACGGGCTCGTCTGACGGAGAGGTAACGAGGGCTTCCGGTCCGGCAGGAATAGTGCAACCGCTTTCAAGCTTTGCTTGGAGCCGCTTCAGGTCCTCAAACAGATAGTTGTTCGAGCGAGGACGTGACAGTAGCACCCAGGCGCCCGTCACTATGAGATGTTCACCAGGACCTGGACGGGCGGCCCCTGGCACAATCACATCCCGAACATTGCCTTCTGGATCTAGGTTGCCCGCCGCGAGCTTGAGCACGTCTGAGTACGAGGAATTGTCAAAGGGAGAAACCGGCGCGTCTTTGTGGCGTGACAAGTGCTCACGGATCGCACGCTCCACATCCGCAGCGCCTCTGACTTGGCAAGCGATGAAGGCGTCAAGTTCCACGTTCGTGTCGGTTGCGCGCGGACGCACTTCGAGCGCAAGCGTCCGGTCATCCAGCGAGATCTCAACGGCCTGTGTAAGGAGCGGGTACTCGAACGGAATTGACGAGCCGTCGAACTGCAGTTGCCAGTATGAGATGCCAATTCCGCACACGAACTCCTGCGGTTTGGCGGTTTCTTCTGCCTCCAGTTGGTGCTTCAGCGCAAACAGGTCTGCGTAGAGCGTGATCGTTCGTCGACGCGGGCGCTCTCCTTCCGCCCAGGCGTTCCAGAGACCGGCGTAGTCGACGAGTGATTGGAGCGCCTCCGCGCGAACCTGCGCTTCGAGCTCAAGTCTTTCTTGTGGCGTTTTCTCTCGACCCGCCTTCTCGAGCCAATGAAGGAGTGCTGCTTCATCGAGTTCAGGTAAGGGACCCTCCGGGTTCTTGGAGACGCGGAAAAGTCCCTTCTGGCTATCGGGTACCGGCGGCGGTGGGTTGCCCTCGAGGCGCTGAATGCGCAGCCAGATGTGATCGCCGGCGACCTTCAGGTCAGACTCGACCCCCGGAAGCCCGACCAACTCGTCACTGCGCCGCACGAAACCCCTGACCGCGCCAAGCCTGTAGCCGCGCGGATCGACCTCCTTCGCCTGCTCGTGGATGTAGTCGAGCAAGCCGTGGAGCAGCAGTCGGCCGGACGTCCGCTCATGCTGGTCGGTCATCAAGCAGTCTTTTCGGCCGTCCGCCCGTTAACCTGCATCGAAACGGTCGGATCAGTTTGCCTCTAAAGTCAATGGGCTCAGCGATATCTGTAGAGGAGCGCGACGCTGTGACCCGGTGCTTGTCGGCTGGATCGTAGCACTGTAGAGCTATGTTCACGCCTCCTTCATTCGCGGAATCGACAAGCGTCACGGCACAGTTACGTCACAGTCGGTCATCGCGCAGACTGGGCTCTACTCGACATCACGCCTTGCCTTTCAACATCTCCAAAACGTCGGCGCAGGCAACGCTCGCGCGAAGGAGCCGGTCTTGATCGATCTCGCGGACGTGGGCGATCTCGTTACGGACCGGTGCGATCTGGCTGACAGCCGCCAGGAGTCGCTGCTTCGGGTCTTGTGCGCCGGTGAAGCGGGTACGCGCCTCTTGCTGGACATCCGGAGCAAAGAGGATGTTTGGCAACTGCCCGAGGTAAAGGTAGTCGACGATGCCGAGCGGGTCGGCACCTGCGGGACGCCGCGCGAGGTTTCGCGTGAGCGTCTGGCGCTCGCCCTCGGGCACCGCCGCTTCGATTCTCGACGCAGCCGAGTCGCCGAATCGTGCGTAGACCTCACGGACAATCCCACGCAGGGCGCGCTCTGTCTCGGCAATCCTTTGCCACACAGCCTCAGCGCCCGGGAGGAACCACGGCGGCATCACCGGTGGAGCGTCTGACTCGCCTCCAAGCTGGCGGAACGCGACACGGATGATGTCCGCCATTCTTCGCCGCCGATCGCGGAGAAACTCCTCGTACTCCATCGACTCCCATCGCAAGGGCAAGGCGTGCTCCGCACACAGTCGGCCCCATCGATCGTTGTCGATGTTCAACTTCTCCCGCAGACGAGGAACGTAGTCAGCCGGGCCTCGAGCTCCAATCACGCTGTTCTCGTGCCAACCGACGTCAGCCAGGTTGGCGACCTGGTTGATACGGCGACGATCGCGAATCCCTCGAGCGTGAAGCCACGCTTCCGGAAAGAGGTGATGCACTTCGCTGGCGGCGCGCAACCCTTGTGCGGGTGGAGTGAACAAATTCCGGAGATATTGATCAGAAAACAATGCCCGTGTTCCAAGAACGACTTGGGCTGCACGGAAAGCAAGGGCAGCCGGAGCCCGGCCTTTTTGCGTTTCTAGGGCAGACACTAGCGTTTGCGTCCAGTAGTCGTTGGTGAGGGTCTCGCTCAGTGCATCGTCGAGCGCTCGTACGAAACCGTCCGAGTCGGCCGGATCCAGCCTGGCAACCCGTGCCAAGTCCTGTTCAAACATCGTCTCCGACGACCCTGAGTACCGAGCCGTGAGCAGCGTTCCAAACACCCAGCGCGCGATCAACTCGTCGAGCTTGTTCTTGGGAACACCAACCTTCCGGCCGCGGATGTAAAAGGCATAGGCGTTCACAATCGCGTTCTTTGATGCGATGAGCGCCTGGCTCACGAACCCCGCGTGTTGGACTCGAAGCAGGTAGTCC
It includes:
- a CDS encoding AAA family ATPase; translated protein: MTDQHERTSGRLLLHGLLDYIHEQAKEVDPRGYRLGAVRGFVRRSDELVGLPGVESDLKVAGDHIWLRIQRLEGNPPPPVPDSQKGLFRVSKNPEGPLPELDEAALLHWLEKAGREKTPQERLELEAQVRAEALQSLVDYAGLWNAWAEGERPRRRTITLYADLFALKHQLEAEETAKPQEFVCGIGISYWQLQFDGSSIPFEYPLLTQAVEISLDDRTLALEVRPRATDTNVELDAFIACQVRGAADVERAIREHLSRHKDAPVSPFDNSSYSDVLKLAAGNLDPEGNVRDVIVPGAARPGPGEHLIVTGAWVLLSRPRSNNYLFEDLKRLQAKLESGCTIPAGPEALVTSPSDEPVKYETVRFRGISSRGDSGPDKPEELYFPLPYNEEQVTIIQRLERSPGVTVQGPPGTGKTHTIANIVCHYLATGRRVLVTSRGERALEVLQTKMPDRVRALTVSLLASDREGVRQFQAAIESIQHQVSQLNPEQTQRDILTTQSAIDRAHIELARIDARTDEIAHSQLADVDIDGVPMRAQGLAELVVSGRAQYGWFDDPLSLSTEHAPPFSGDEAEELRSARRRLAADVAYTRHTIPSPGDLPSVAAIAELHDVLSRLKTLDGQIASGELIGLRATTPEVLQAARALLARVEEALTLAKELESVDGGWPFELRTKCRDSAFASERRALEALYPELEAIVEARAEFLKRPVEFPEEGLTNIKTRQAVERGATSGKPFGFVSLGNGQAKEHLGRVRIAGRSAEGSEDWSHVLRYVGLHEQVLSFATRWNEIAEGLSAPPLQAGIRFVRTVELVATTGYKAHRLATDYDHDLPKRAAAVFDEPPTAQLLGGVRELAVVREQLLRHLTRADLSRAVTNLAVLKEKLAGKTGPVSERFRGFVERTLGSPEISAERAVAEYSNLGAELQRLAGRASDISKVRDLSQRIQNAGAPRLAARLCCQAAEANVDDAVFPTTWRKAWTWARVRTHLETIEARHELVAMAARRRDLEAGLSRLYKDMVAKSAWLATKRNATPRVLQALAGYATAIRRIGQGTGPNATRYRRDAREAMLDAAGAVPCWIMSHARISEAMPADIGAFDLVIVDEASQSDLWALPAILRGKKILIVGDDKQVSPDAGFIASQRIQELKDRFLAGQPYGTEMTPEKSLYDLAARVFAAQQVMLREHFRCVPPIIAYSNRTFYKGGIRPLRIPKPSERIDPPLVDVLVKDGVRNRRDCNEYEALAIADEITGLLKDERFKSRTLGVVSLLGLEQAKHIDSVVRQRCDAAELLRRRFECGDARSFQGSEKDIMFLSMVVDPTNSKALSGNLFDQRFNVAASRARDRMYLVRSVRSADLSDKDLRLTLLAHFDKPMVTEETEEENLIDRCESGFERQVFTALTALGYRVVPQVKTGAYRIDMVAEGASDTRLAIECDGDEYHGPDRWQDDTKRQRVLERAGWTFWRCFASTWSLHRDDVLAELLERLGAMGIEPIGATDRIPSLVERREWAPPAPDNDSPDEVEATLRRAVSADGESV
- a CDS encoding ImmA/IrrE family metallo-endopeptidase, yielding MSLAIPAEVNPTLLAWAREQSGYPAEIVAKRLGVKLDRLEAWERGERKPTVRQTQELAKYYHRPFGVFFLPQPPSIPPLAAEYRRLPGVRPGVESPEFRLALRVMLQRRELAIQLNEELGFTIPEFRTTARLSEGPTAVGQRLRETLGVAIEQQLGWRDEWQAWREWRSAVEQAGVMVFQFPKVPLEQTRGVSVLDFPLPAVGINSKESSPGARIYSLLHELVHITLALGKEETVALREPRSDTQWMEVERFAEEAASEAIIPQSALEQQLRGTAVGRDGWDVARVRALAARFRVTPLAMATRLRSAGAMSWDGYRQWRADWNDYVLSLKPRRGGIASPVDKTLGRAGRPFVQLVLEALDANRITAVDASRYLDLRFDHIEKLRGELTSGAAGASVVDGGD